TTTTGGATTACATCTCCTAGCTGTAGTCCGGCTTTATCAGCAGGAGAATTGCGGACTACGCGGACTACTAAAACTCCTTTATCTGCCTGCACGCTGATGTTACCATTGGCAGAATTTTTGATTCTTTCCTTAATTTCTGGCGTGAGGGTTGCCATCTGGATGCCAACAAAAGGATGTTCAACTTTTCCTTTAGCAATTAGTTGCTGGCCAATTCGTTGTGCTGTATTGATGGGAATGGCAAAACCTAACCCTTGGGCTCCACCAATGATGGCTGTGTTGATACCAATCACTTCGCCGCGAGCGTTTAGGAGTGGGCCTCCAGAGTTACCGGGATTAATAGCTGCATCGGTTTGAATAAAACCAATGCGCTTATCGGGAACGCCTACTTGAGAGCTAGTTCTGTCTGTGGCGCTGATGACGCCTACGGTGACGGTTTTGTCTAAACCCAGGGGATTACCAATTGCGATCGCCCATTGTCCGGGACGTAACAGATCGGAATTACCCAATGCAACAACTGGCAAATTATTAGCGTTAATCTTAACTACTGCAATATCGGTCAACGGATCTTCACCAAGAACTTTCCCCTGAAAAGTGCGACCATCC
This genomic window from Argonema galeatum A003/A1 contains:
- a CDS encoding HhoA/HhoB/HtrA family serine endopeptidase; this translates as MVWGFPPLSANFVVAAVDKVGPAVVRIDSARTVRRQAPGDEYNDPFFRRFFGGDAPVPPAERTVRGTGSGFLINAEGQVLTNAHVVDGADTVTVTLRDGRTFQGKVLGEDPLTDIAVVKINANNLPVVALGNSDLLRPGQWAIAIGNPLGLDKTVTVGVISATDRTSSQVGVPDKRIGFIQTDAAINPGNSGGPLLNARGEVIGINTAIIGGAQGLGFAIPINTAQRIGQQLIAKGKVEHPFVGIQMATLTPEIKERIKNSANGNISVQADKGVLVVRVVRNSPADKAGLQLGDVIQKIDNQSVTTADKVQQIIETRNVGDSLQMDVQRNWQSQSVQVQLGAFPVRRDEP